One window of the Chitinivorax sp. B genome contains the following:
- a CDS encoding Imm30 family immunity protein, producing MDKLVIEDALNELERVVCSTCEVSPVDIDKAISKVAIFKQPCSIGRMLLLLRDDALFEEGMFSLIHAAEAFDDETYIHEMLLILPDLRQKAPAWASVVLMRVLNNDNSRACLTRQTRSSPKAIKDSLIWLLEEINKEELSFLAKTVAPLLAAKS from the coding sequence ATGGATAAACTGGTCATTGAAGATGCTCTTAATGAACTTGAAAGAGTTGTATGTTCAACATGTGAAGTATCACCGGTGGACATAGATAAAGCCATTTCAAAGGTTGCTATATTCAAGCAACCGTGCAGTATTGGTAGAATGCTTTTGCTATTGCGAGACGATGCTCTTTTTGAAGAAGGAATGTTCTCATTGATCCATGCTGCAGAGGCATTTGACGATGAAACATATATTCATGAGATGTTACTTATACTGCCAGATTTACGTCAAAAAGCGCCAGCATGGGCTTCGGTTGTATTGATGAGAGTGCTTAATAACGACAATTCGCGTGCTTGTTTAACTAGGCAAACTAGGAGCTCACCTAAAGCTATAAAAGATTCTCTTATATGGCTATTAGAAGAAATTAATAAAGAAGAGCTTTCATTTTTGGCTAAAACGGTAGCACCTTTGTTAGCAGCTAAATCTTAA